The window GCATAAAAACTGGAAGAGGGAACATATTAACCCTGTCTAATCAGATTCCAATATCCACATTACTGTCACCAACCAACATGACCAAACCTATTGTCAATATAGAATTTAAATACTAATACTAGGATCAGGCAATTGTTAAGTAGGATCTTTTTCTAGGAATCTGATCATAGAGAGGAAGAATGACTTTGCAGACATACCTGCGTGATCAAGTGAGGAAATACGGATCCAATTGATTGGCCTGCTTTTCTATCAGCAGTCATTAGTGTGATACCAAAATGTGGATGGTTTGCTAGGAGCCGGACAATCTGCTCAACAATTTGAACAGCATACCATGAGAACAGGAGCATAAAAGAAATTTATAGAAAGCAGTCACCCATGTCATAACATTGCCAATATTGTACATGAGCAAGTCAAAGGCAATAATTTACTTAAAACACTCGAAGAAGTCACTTAGAAAACTCTGTTTCAACTGCTAATAGTGTCAAAAATATGAAAACTAGTTGAAACTGACCATACATAAAATATGTTAGGCAAATAATCCAGGTGCACTGACATAACACTTAATTTTTTCAAAAGTATGGACCGATGATGTGAACAGTAAGCAAGTAAGAGCTCTAATATTCAGCACTAATTTTCATCAATCAAACTGTTGAAGTTGAAAGAATATTCAAATATCAGATGAGGCAACGATCCAATGAAGTTATCTGCACCAACAAAACATACTTAATAGTCCTGTAATTAGCCTCGAAATTGAATCTATTATTCATTACTTTTTCTCAGAATACTCGTACTCTTTCTTATATGAGATGAAAGTGGACAATCAAGATCCATAAAACAACCTTCACATTGGGAACAATACTCTATGAGGGTACTTGGCCAAAAACTATCTACATGATAATCAAATTTCACAATTGTGTTTATTTTCAGCCATAACGTATGTTCCTAAACATCAGCCATACAGTACACCAATAATTATCAAACAAGTTCATAAAAACAAAAAGGGGATCTCAGTTATGTGACTATTATAGTAGATCCAGTGAGAATAAAAAATGATTGGGCAGAGGCTTTAGTCACTGATTCTATGGAAGCTCTAGTCCCCTGTCCTCAACTTAGAAGAGAAATTTGTGATCAACAAGAATGGATAGATTTCTGGAGAAAAGGCTCCATCTTCCAgagcacaagagattacaaccatTCCACCCATAGCTGGAGAATAGTGTGGTTCTTTCCTTTCCCTATTGTGATGAACGCATCTATTTTCAGAAAACGATAGTGAGCCGGATTCCAAGTGAGAAGACTTCTGTAGGTCGCTTTCCTTCAGTAGGATAAACACTAATAAACGTCTAGATATTTAGGATAGTTCAGATTTTAGTTCAAATAATCTACAAAgagttatatatacatgtatgtatatatatatatatatatatatatatatatgtatagagagAATTTTTATATAGCTTTCCACTGTTATTAGTAAACTGGACAGGACATATACAAACAATGAGGGaggtagaaagaaaagaaatgtgaAAAATGATGGAAAACAGGATTTGGTCATTTCTTACACCTTAATTTTGTGTTCTTTACAAGGGTCATGACAAACAATAATATTTCTTGCCTATATTTTATTAAACTAAGGAATAACTATATGCACCTTAAGCCTTCTCCCGAGAGTAACTCCAGGACATCAAAGGCATGTAACAACTAATACCATTTTTAGGACTCTGACATAAGCTTAATCTACTTGCATTTACCAGAGAACAATTAATTCATGGAAAAAAGTTAAAGCTAAAACCTAATCGAATATATTTTTCCCATCAATAGAATTTAGCACCAACTCAGCATGGGTTAGGGGAAACCATTATAAACTGGAAAAAAAAATAATGCCCATCaatttataacataaaaaaaGAGGTCTCATGGGTTAGAGAGCTAGCACAAACGGCAAGGAAAAAATTATACCTCAGCCCCAGTATATCCACTGGCCCCCAAGACTCCAACACGGACCATCTTCTCTGCTTGTTTTGCATTTGCCTTTGAAAGTTCCAAGGTATCAGGAGATGAAACCACAGATGCTCTGATGGACAACATGCGACCACTCCCCTGCCTTGTGCTCAATCTCCTCACCTCATACTAACATCAAAAGTGGAAGTTTAAGCAtccaataatattttctttcttaatacTCATAGAAGTAGTACTTGTACAATTTTTCTCTTAAAACTCAAGAGAGGAGTACTGACCTTCCGAAGGCATCCAAATTCCACGGATACTGATCCACCGATCGTGGAGCTCatattcaagtttattgtttcgtGTTTTACTCTTCTTTTCCCTGATAAATAGGATGGTTACAACAAATATAAGAAGAATCAGGTTCCCACTGATTGAGAGGGAAAATGTCAACTAAAAAAGAAATCTTGGAAGAATATGGATGCCAAACACTAAATGTCGTCTCTTGAGACTAGATGGTACACTAGATGCTTTTGAAAAGGACATCAAGTTTGGGAAATTAGTATCAGCGTATGCCTAAAGTACAATTCCGGTAAAAGGTTTCCCATGTACATGGTGAAAATTAAACGTGGACGGAAGTGCAATATATCCCATTTCTGTTTCGATGTTATTTTAATGGAAAAAGTGGATAGATGGGGAAAAATCACAGGACAAACATGATTTCACCATCCCAATTAGCTTCCTCATGTCCCACTCCGATCATCCACATTCAAGTAGAACTGAAATGGAGCACGCAATGCCAGTACAAATATAGAAGAAAAAGGAATTCAGAAAGAGGGCGACTTTCAGAACAAATCATCATAGAGGATGCAAAATTTGAAGGAGGAAAGAgggaggaagaaggaaaaagaggaCAACGGAAATGAACTCGCGAAAGGAGGGCGGACAAGAAGGATGAGGTCACGGAGGGAGTGTGCTCCTCAGAAAGAACAGAGAAATCGGTGGCGTCGATGGTCGACACAGGCGATAGGGCACGAACCGAGGAGCCGCTGTCGATCCGCCGGCGTACTTGAGCGACGGGAGGGTCCGAGCAGCGGAGCGGTGGCGGCGGAGGTCGAGGGGAACGCTTGGAGGGTGATAGTAGGTCGGATATGACTGCCACCAAGAACTGGCATTCGCTTGGGTTCGaccccctccacaaccgtccccaCCCCCGATTTGGTTGTGTGAGGCGCCAGAAAGGACAGTGTTTTCGGCCTCTTTCAATTTTATgcccttaatatatatatatatatatatatatatatatatatatatatatatatatatatcattcaaaTCCCTAAAATATTAGGGATCTAACGATAGTTATATAGAATTTTTCTTCGATCCAACTCAACTATATTCTTATGTCTACTGCAAGTATTACTAAAAATGtatcatatatattttatctTAGTCTTAATTTAAAACCTTTAAATTTCAAATTAACTTCATTTAGACTTTTTTTATCAACTAAAACACTATCTgtttaaaagaataaataaattaaactatCTAAAAAACCTACCAACCAATGGTAGCTAATTCTGGTGACAGTATGTAATACGCAAACACTtcagtttttatctttttctaATTCATACATGAATAAATATACTGTTATTATCCTTCCAACCTGATAAAGTCGCTTCGAATAAGTTTGATTTAGAGAAACTGAGATCAGTAAACCTAGTCGATATAAATCTGAAATATCAACGAAGAACAGCAGTCAAATAACTAATATTACAGCTGGAATTCAAACATCTTGAGATTAAAGATGTCCGATCCGAACATACACCAGACAAACaaccgacaaaaaaaaaaaacctatcaaacttcaatataaatatataatgtcTTGCAACCAAGTTTTCCTCATGCCGGAGGTGATTCGGCACCATCATGCAGAGCGCAGCAAACGGTTGCCTTGTGATGCCCTTGGTACATTCTAATGGTTTCTCCGTTGGACATTGCCCACAGTCTTGCAGTTGTATCGGATGAAGCTGCACGCAACGATATAATTTTCCATTGGATCATAGAAGCAAATCAAACGAGGAAAAACACTATATTATATGTATTACCTGTTATCAGATAAGCACCATCCACTGAGAAAACACAGTCCCACACCCAGCGCTGATGTCCTAAGAAAATGTTCAGACAAGGCATGAGATAACTGAAATCGATATATGGTCAGAAATAAAGTTCTCCTTACCGGTCAATACTCGTTCCAATGTGAATCCATCAACATTCCATATTTTTACAGTGTGATCGGATGATGCAGTAGCAAGATACCTAGGAGTAATTCAACAGATATGAAACCGTGCGTACCACTTAAGAAAATATTATTTGCTTCACTGACTGATCTTATTATCTACATGCTGCACCATTCAATGCCTTCTTaggataattataaatgatgacaaATTCTGAACTCTACCATGAAGTTAAGTGTATTTTCGACTTTACAACATAAAACAAGTGGTAGTTACCTGTTGGGATCACAAAATTCTGGTGACAGCAGGCACTTCAAGATATAGCCATCATGTGCTTGTAATTTATGTAGTGGTTCGAAGTAGGTCATAGTCTACAACAAAAATCATCCAGCTTACAAACTGATTGTTACAAAATGCTATTCATTATCTAGATATATAAAAGCAAGAAACCTGTGTTCCTTTTAGCAAGCGCCACACATAACATGTTCCCCGGTTATTTGCAGCAACAACCATGCTGCCATCCCACATTACTGTCAGAGACCTCACAGCAGTATCAACCTCTGGAACCTGCACTCGGATGTATAATGCAGCGAGTGAAAATTTAATTCACCACAGAATAGATAACAGCATTGCAGGTACTATAGATGTGCATTGATTCAACTTTTATAAGCTCATATCAGCACATATGTTCTTACCAACTCACAGCTGCATGAATTTGCAGCCAGATCCCATACTCTTATGTTTCCATTCTGATCGCCAGATATCAATTCCTTCTGCAAGGACAATAGATTTAGCCTAGTGTCATATGGCACCCTTCAATTTAACAAGACACTAGCTGTCACACGAATCAGAGCTTTAGAATTGGTCATGATCATATGAGATAAGGTCCAGAAGATGAATAGTATAAAGAATATCACTTGATTTGGGTGTAGAACTACTGTATTCACAGCTGCACGGCT of the Musa acuminata AAA Group cultivar baxijiao chromosome BXJ2-10, Cavendish_Baxijiao_AAA, whole genome shotgun sequence genome contains:
- the LOC103969472 gene encoding target of rapamycin complex subunit LST8 produces the protein MTQPSVILATASYDHTIRFWEAKSGRCYRTIQYPDSQVNRLEITPDKRFLAAAGNPHIRLFDVNSNSPHPVISYDSHTSNVMAVGFQCDGNWMYSGSEDGTVKIWDLRTATCQREYESRAAVNTVVLHPNQKELISGDQNGNIRVWDLAANSCSCELVPEVDTAVRSLTVMWDGSMVVAANNRGTCYVWRLLKGTQTMTYFEPLHKLQAHDGYILKCLLSPEFCDPNRYLATASSDHTVKIWNVDGFTLERVLTGHQRWVWDCVFSVDGAYLITASSDTTARLWAMSNGETIRMYQGHHKATVCCALHDGAESPPA